gtcagcagaatcttacactatatttggccgaggggtaataaCATTATGTTTGATAACGTCGTATTTTGGCTTTTCGTATTTATTTGGTAGACCAAATGAAACAAGACAGGAAATGAGTAAGTGTACATAGAGGAAGAAGAAACACCTTTTTAGAGTAAATTCTGATGGAGTGAATATTTAACTCATATGAATGATCAGCTGACCGATCCACTGTCTGCTGAATCTGGCCAGATGTTCCCATAAAGTGTAAAAGTAAAGTGTGAAAACAGACGAAACCAAATCATTCTTTGGGCTCATTCCCGAAAAAACACATCATGGCCGATCCCCTGCTTCTTCTGCTCTGTAAATTAGAGCCATGTGTAACATACCGTACAGTGCCATCTAGTGGGACACAAAGAAGACTAAATTATTTGCCCTGAATTGGTTTATGAAAATGCACACAATTGGcattttgttttcccattttttcgATTGTCTGACCTTCCTGTGTGCTCCCTCTGTTTCTGCAGGACTTCTTGTATGTGACACCCACACCCATCCAGGCAGCCAGAGCAGGCAATACCATTCACGCAATGCTACTATATCGCCGCAAACTCAACAAAGAAGAGATTAAACCAGTGAGTTTAGCCATCTCTCATTTGCAGCTGCTCCACATACACAGAGGAATGCTTTAATCATGTCTGTTTGCTATGGCAACAGGAGACGTGTTAATTAACATCTCAGGTTCTGAGACATTGGGCTATTTGTGGAAATATTTTGACCGTAAATAATATGCATACTGTTATAAATGAATGAGGCCAggagttttggttgtttttgtttgtgaacTACATCCATCTGTCAGTGTTTGTCTTGACTGTTTATGTAGATAGCATCTCcattcctttatttttttatatttttatatttatgtgatGACATTTCCCTCATGTTCTCATACCATGCTCCACTCTTGACCCTtcctgttgttttcttttcaacCTTTTTTCTTTCGCTTGCTtgatttctcttttctttttatccccttttgctcttttttaatttttccctTCCTCTGTTCGCTTGACTCCGCATTTCCCCCCCTGCTGTCTTCTTTTctccctccatctcctcctctccGTCTCCCAGAGCCGTATACCAGGTACTGTCATTCCTCTGTGTGCAGCTCAGTGTGAGAGGATGTTCAACACCACACGCACTCCTGGAGAGGAGACCGGTAAAGAGACAGTCATAAACACACACCTTTTCAACATGAAACACATTCCGTGCTCATGTGTGATACTTGATGTTATCTGAACACGAGTGTGCACAGTCATACCCGATGAAAAAGCCATACCAGATTCTTTAGCTAGAGATTCTACCACACAACTGCTTCAGTGATGAGGCATACTGAAGGTGTCTGGTGCCTAAGCGTGGGGTAAAAAATTGTGTGAACAACAGTGAGTGTGTATGGTCTGCCAAAGCCAGGCATCTGTGATTCACTGAGTCATAATAAGTCTGCTGTACAGCTCAACCTGCCAACTCTTATCTGTCTCCTCTTGCTTTTTCGTCTCAACTCTAGTGTTGTCTAGGATGTTGGAAAGGGTCTGTCTCGAACTAACGCCTCTTTTCTTCTGCCCACACATATTGTTTTGtcaccttttccttccacttTTATTGATTCCCTATGTGTTTCATACCAACATTCCTTTATATATTTTCCACTATCCTTTTTTCCCCCGTTTCTTTCCTCTACTTCGTTTTTGTATTGGCCCCTCCTTTTTTATCCTACTCAGTGGTTGTTGAGGTCTGCAGTTCCTTGCTGTTCCTATCAGTTTGAGCGGATGTTTGACACTTGTCGAATCCCCGGAAAACTAACAGGTagtatttatatttttacacCACTGGCCCAGTCCTAATATCAAACTCTAAATGTCAAAGCAACATGACAACAGTATAAACATGACTAACATTCTCTAAGTGTGTATAGTTCATGTTTATGAGCCAACATACGCTTTCATCACTCCATGTGTTCAGAGACCAAATCCACATGAGATTATGGTTTGGAGTTGTGTGgggaagttttatttttttattgtctttcatcaaatgctttttttttttttgttttgttttttggcatatTCAAAGTGGGTCAGATCACACCGTCAGCATCCCTCTCATGTTACTCAAATAACATAATCCTTTTAAGTCTAAAGGAATttgcatgtttattttattttatttccactCATCTGGTGAAAATTCTTCCAGTGAAGGAAGAATATCTATTTCAGAAACTTTACAATCTTACACAAATTGTACTTGGAACCATATCAGTGGTGCTTAATACATCTGTGTCTAGTACTCGGCTAAAGGTATTCTCAGATACAGTACTTTGTAACCTTATAGTAACCACACTGTGCAGATGCTGAGGATGTGAGTGACCTATTTGCAGTTAAACTTAGAATTTCCGGTGTAAAGTACGTGTGCAGTTCTATAGGCTTTGTATCAAGAGCAAGTAAAATAATATTTGGCCTTTTCTCTTTGATCTTTTATTTCTTATGCTTGAAGACACTGTTCAGCATTGGCAGGACAGTGATTATGTAGCGGTTTACCACAGGGGGCGCTACTTTCGCCTTAGAGTGTACCACTCAGGCCGCCTCCTCTCACCCAGGGAGATAGAATTCCAAATTCAGAGGATACTTGACGACACTTCACCTCCTAGCAAAGGAGAGGAAAAGCTCGGAGCTCTGACAGCTGGCGACAGGTCAGTCTGATGAGTCACGTGTTTTAAATCCCTGTTATTGTACGTATTGTTTTCTTAATGTAATCTTATCATGTTCCCCTAAAATATTTGCTAGAATTCCATGGGCCAAAGCCAGGGTGAAGTATTTCAGCAGTGGAGTCAACAAACGATCTCTGGACTGCATCGAGAAAGCTGCGTTCTTTGTTACCCTAGACGATGATGAACAAGGCATGATGGGAGATGACCCAGCAGCTAGTTTAGATCGCTACGCCAAGTCCTTATTGCATGGAAAATGTTACGACAGGTATATTTTGCCTGAAGCTCATATCTACATCAAGTTACTGTGTAATATAAAAGTTTTAACTTTTATAAAGGGAAATGTTAGAATTTTCTCTGCAGCGTTCAGTCCTTCTGTTTGTTGCCGTTGCAGGTGGTTCGACAAATCTTTCTCCGTCGTTTTCTACAAAAATGGGAAGAATGGTATGAATGCCGAGCATTCATGGGCAGATGCACCAGTGGTAGCACACTTATGGGAGGTAAGTGAGAGGCTGCACACGTTTGTCATTAGTTACACAGAAGGCCATTACTTATAATTGTTCTGTGTTTTCAGTACGCCTTAGCCACTGACAGTTTCCAGCTTGGGTACAATGCAGAGGGTCACTGCAAAGGAGAAGTGGATTCATCACTACCAAAACCACAAAAGCTGAACTGGGAAATCCCTCCAGAGGTATGTTCTCCCTATCCTTTGTTTATGTCTATTGAaataaagtcagtaataacataTCAGTTTGTCAACATGGAAGTTGTAAGTGTGAATGTGTTATTTCTGTCTGGACAAAATTGCTCATTGACTCTAACAAATACCTTTTTTCTAGGTTTATTAATTGCAAAAAGACTGTTTCAGGGATTGATAGTTGATTTTTGTCTACATTGTGAGAGTTGTAAAAGTTGAACAGTGAAATCATTAGAgcataaatataaaacaatatcGCAACCAATTTATTTCCATACAGTATTGTTTAATAGCTTCCTCTGAAACCACAGAACAATGGATGTGGCTGTCTGACTTCTGGTTATGTTAATATGTTTTTGcggtgtgtgtttcagtgtgaagAGCTGATCTCTCAGTCTCTGGCAGTGGCCCAGAACCTGGCGGACGATGTGGATTTCCATGTTTTCTCTTTCCGAGATTTTGGCAAAGGAAAGGTGAAGAAGTGCCGAGTCAGCCCAGATGCCTTCATTCAGATTGCTCTTCAGTTGGCCTACTACAGGGTGAGCCTCAGACTGAAGCTGTATACCACAGATGGATGGTTTCACCTTATTTTGAAAATTGTATCTAAAAAATAAATGTGTCAATCCAGGAGCGGGGTTCCTTCTGCCTGACATATGAAGCTTCTATGACTCGCTTGTTCAGGGAGGGCAGGACTGAGACGGTCCGGTCCTGCACCAGTGAGAGCAGTGCCTTCGTGCAGGCGCTTGACGGTGAAGAGGTACCATGGTTTAAAAACTGGGTTGACTTTATAATGAATTTATCATTTGAGCGTTACAGTGTCTTTGCTGATGTTAGCAAACATTCATACTACTCATGTTTTCCACCAGCCAGCTGATGTGAGCAGGCGTTTGTTCCGTGCAGCGTCAGAAAAGCACCAGCAACTTTACCGCATGGCCATGACAGGAGCAGGCATCGACAGACACCTGTTCTGCCTCTATGTGGTCTCCAAATACCTGGGAGAGGAGTCTCCGTTCTTGAAAGAGGTGAGTTTATTGCCACCGATGTATTCCTTTAATAGTTCCATAACAGAGTAAACTTTAATCAGTCTGTTGATGCTTCAGGTGCTGTCTGAGCCCTGGCGTCTGTCTACCAGTCAGACTCCAGTCCAGCAGGTGGAGCTGTTTGACCTGGTCAACCACCCAGAGTATATCTCCTGTGGAGGAGGCTTTGGCCCGGTCAGTACTGCCCACAGAGCAATTCAGTAAATGATTTAAAATATACttaacccatgaaaacccagcactacttttgtgtcagttcccaaatgaaattttctctatatctaacctttcttaagggattaaTCAGCGTTTATTATAAGAGTAtctgctgtattttgcattttatcagggtaaatcagatattttcctagatttaatttactgatcatgaaaatattcatgaaagctcagattaaagttgagggttattatatcaaaaacagagaaaacagaagaaaaagtgactatttgtgtaaaatctatcattaactgaacattaacaaagtgtttccatccactgtcattgatccaacatgggttttattggtgaatcaatgttgtagaagatgacggtgtttccacagtaactacagagcctctgaacatccaaatgggtcatatgtgatgaccatgaaaagatgacaaaatgtatttacaccagttatttacatgtattgataggattagtggatcaacaggtattaaacagtttagatcagtagatggttttgattggtgatggatgtttggatctttatgggttaaatagaaacCAAAAGAAACACTCAGGTTTGGATGTTGTGGTCTGTACTTCTACATCTTTTAACCATATAACAAAGAGGTAATAAAAATCCTTAGCTTGTGCAATAGTATATAGTCCAACAGTCTCATTATTCATGTATTTGTACAGTGTGTCATTGTAAAGACACATAtgaatttgtaaatgcaaaaTAAGTGATAAAAGTTTGTAGTGTTTTTAAATGATAAGGTTGTTATTGTACACAAATGAATTGTAAAAATCCCATCTTTAAATATTCCAGGTGGCTGATGATGGTTATGGAGTATCCTATTGCATTGTGGGAGACAACATGATCAACTTCCACATCTCCTGCAAACACTCCTGCCCACAAACTGTAAGTTTAATGGAAATATTGGTctaatgattttgtttttgtttttatcaacacAGAAAGCTCAGAAACATTACAACTTGCATTTTAACTGTAAAATTTACTCTTCTTTCCTTCAAGGATGCCCATAAATTCGGTGCTCAGATCAGAAAAGCCCTGCGCGACATTTTGCAACTCCTGAGCCCCAACCAACAGGAGAAAGAgcccaaaaaaacaggagaaagtcGGCCAGAGGTCAAGAAAGACCAGTAGATGTCTGCTGAGGGAAAACAATGCTGAAGGGATGATGCACAGGTGTATCTGGTAGAGTAGAGAAAAACCTCAAACTGTGGAAGAAGTTAAATGTCTGTCAGCGGATGTTCCAGAGAGGGAGGCGTTGTGAAAGTGGTGTTACTGGTGGGATTTTATTTTACtgacatatatttatatttgtgtattacctgtaagaatggggaaaaaaaagtaccAATACATAAATGTTTATtggtataatttttatttttcatttgtttcaacTATCAACCCCTTCAGATCAGTTTTGTCGTTGTGGTCAAAGCCAAAAATTTTAATAGTGCCACTTAAAAGTTATGAACTCTTAATACACATTATGTCAGAAgtattttacaattttaattaaaGTATGATATGACACTGTTGAGTGTGCCATAGCTTTCGCACCACTAATTTGCTGTTGTTGAAATTGTTTGATAAATACAGAGGGAAGTGTGTGATATGCCGAGTTGCAGAACATTGGCAGTGAGAGTCAACATGAAGGACTGTTGAGGTTTCTACCATTTGAAGGCAAAAGTGCAGTACGAGCAAGTCCAGGTATTTCTGAACGATGGAAGTCTGTGACTTCTCAGTGTTTACTTAAAATGTATTATTCTGCTTTCTACAGCAGCATATGATTGTAATGGTCTGCTGAGAATGCCAGGCTGTTTATACACATAGACAGAGATGCCAATGCGAACTGTGCCATTTCACTAACTGGTATTATTAGTGCCACCTCATCCAGGAGTTaacttttatttcactttttaaaCTCAGTAACTGTACATTCAGAGTGAAGTAGGTCAGTTTACCTTTCAGTAAGAAATTCAACAACCCAAGTTAAAGCTGTACTGTAATGAATTCCAGTTATTTCACTGCCATCCATGaatctgttttctattttttccactgttattttttaaaaaagcaccaTAACAATGCAAGCTATATTTATGAACATGTGTAAGTATTCAGTCTCAAGCAGTACTGCAGGTCAGATGTGAATTACATATTAAGTGACATTTTGTGTTCAAGCCATCTGATTTAAAGGATGTTACCAGTGACACAGATTCCTTTCGTTTTTTCTCCACTGAGTATGTTTATATGTACACAGTTGTTCTGGTTTCACAATCCATATCCTGTTTATAAGAAACTCCAGAACTGCTTGCAAGAATTCAACGAAGGAAACTAAGGACAGTTTTACAACATCTTATCCTGGTTTCTGATCATTTTGTGTCATGTTTGCA
The nucleotide sequence above comes from Sphaeramia orbicularis chromosome 19, fSphaOr1.1, whole genome shotgun sequence. Encoded proteins:
- the LOC115410801 gene encoding carnitine O-palmitoyltransferase 1, liver isoform-like isoform X2 — protein: MAEAHQAVAFQFTVTPEGIDLQLSHQALTEIYLSGVRSWKKRIVRLKNSVITGVYPASPSSWLFVVIAILATMYTRSDPSMGLIAKIQEHLPVSQSMSTQCQAVVSAVLFSTMLWLLLIFTMRLCLKQLLSYHRWMFEQHGKMSNTTKVWVALVRIFSGRKPLLYSYQGSLPNLPLPTTKDTVKRYLESVRPLMDDTQFERMTKLATEFETTLGNRLQWYLKLKALWAANYVSDWWEEYVYLRGRSPIMVNSNYYGMDFLYVTPTPIQAARAGNTIHAMLLYRRKLNKEEIKPWLLRSAVPCCSYQFERMFDTCRIPGKLTDTVQHWQDSDYVAVYHRGRYFRLRVYHSGRLLSPREIEFQIQRILDDTSPPSKGEEKLGALTAGDRIPWAKARVKYFSSGVNKRSLDCIEKAAFFVTLDDDEQGMMGDDPAASLDRYAKSLLHGKCYDRWFDKSFSVVFYKNGKNGMNAEHSWADAPVVAHLWEYALATDSFQLGYNAEGHCKGEVDSSLPKPQKLNWEIPPECEELISQSLAVAQNLADDVDFHVFSFRDFGKGKVKKCRVSPDAFIQIALQLAYYRERGSFCLTYEASMTRLFREGRTETVRSCTSESSAFVQALDGEEPADVSRRLFRAASEKHQQLYRMAMTGAGIDRHLFCLYVVSKYLGEESPFLKEVLSEPWRLSTSQTPVQQVELFDLVNHPEYISCGGGFGPVADDGYGVSYCIVGDNMINFHISCKHSCPQTDAHKFGAQIRKALRDILQLLSPNQQEKEPKKTGESRPEVKKDQ
- the LOC115410801 gene encoding carnitine O-palmitoyltransferase 1, liver isoform-like isoform X1, with protein sequence MAEAHQAVAFQFTVTPEGIDLQLSHQALTEIYLSGVRSWKKRIVRLKNSVITGVYPASPSSWLFVVIAILATMYTRSDPSMGLIAKIQEHLPVSQSMSTQCQAVVSAVLFSTMLWLLLIFTMRLCLKQLLSYHRWMFEQHGKMSNTTKVWVALVRIFSGRKPLLYSYQGSLPNLPLPTTKDTVKRYLESVRPLMDDTQFERMTKLATEFETTLGNRLQWYLKLKALWAANYVSDWWEEYVYLRGRSPIMVNSNYYGMDFLYVTPTPIQAARAGNTIHAMLLYRRKLNKEEIKPSRIPGTVIPLCAAQCERMFNTTRTPGEETDTVQHWQDSDYVAVYHRGRYFRLRVYHSGRLLSPREIEFQIQRILDDTSPPSKGEEKLGALTAGDRIPWAKARVKYFSSGVNKRSLDCIEKAAFFVTLDDDEQGMMGDDPAASLDRYAKSLLHGKCYDRWFDKSFSVVFYKNGKNGMNAEHSWADAPVVAHLWEYALATDSFQLGYNAEGHCKGEVDSSLPKPQKLNWEIPPECEELISQSLAVAQNLADDVDFHVFSFRDFGKGKVKKCRVSPDAFIQIALQLAYYRERGSFCLTYEASMTRLFREGRTETVRSCTSESSAFVQALDGEEPADVSRRLFRAASEKHQQLYRMAMTGAGIDRHLFCLYVVSKYLGEESPFLKEVLSEPWRLSTSQTPVQQVELFDLVNHPEYISCGGGFGPVADDGYGVSYCIVGDNMINFHISCKHSCPQTDAHKFGAQIRKALRDILQLLSPNQQEKEPKKTGESRPEVKKDQ